The genomic segment ATAAAATAGCGCTAGAAAATTAGGTTTTTTTTATATTGGAGAATAGAAAATACGTCGTTCCTAAAAAACGAGAAAATCCCAAAAAGAGAAGATATAAAACCGATAAACTCTATCCAATTCATAAGACAAATTTACATTAATATCCCCACAAAACAAAATCCAGATTTTTACAGAAAAAGTAAAAAACCTCTGTCTTTTGTTTTGTTCCGCTCGCCACCACTTCTATAGTTTTTAAGTCACAGTTTTTGGAAGCCAACGCTAAATACAGCACTTTGTAAGTTGCTCGTTCCTCACAATCACAAAAAGCTGTTGCCAACGCTAAAAACCAAAAACTCCGCCAAAAAAACTATCCCAAGCTATCTTTACATAATTGGCATTATAATACTGCCCACATCAGCCACCACATCACCAAAGCCGTAGTTATAATGAAAATTATGTAAAATATCCGCTCTGCCCACGCTTTTTGCCACCACTTCTGCCAATGCCTCACTACATCCAACGCCTTCGCACTAGGTATGCTTTAATTTTTACTACGTAAGCCCACGCTCCGAATTTGCATAAAAAAACTTCACAAAATCCTCACGTAGTCCAAGTGTTCCTACGCTCACATCTTTGCTCGTTTTTGTATACAACTCGTGCAAAGCAGTATGGAGAACAAGTCATTTTAAAAACAGGATGATTGCCTTTGCGCTCGAAAACCAGCCTCGTCTAAATCATCCTATTTTTAAAACGTAAAACTATTGATGGAAACACTATCGTACGAAACTACGGAAATACAAAAGTTCATATCCTAAAAAACTAAAATCTCTTTAGTTCCTTTGTTTATAGGAGAAAAACAGTCAAAAATTATAGTGATTTTTTTCTGTCCTATTTTAAATCAACACCATAAAATACATTGCAAACAAAACAGTAAAATAAATAGATGTGAAAGCCTTTACAAAAATTGGTTTTGATAGTATAATAGATGTAGAACAAAAACTGGGGTATTGAAAAGGTTGGGAAGCTTGTAGGAGCGAGATACGAAAGCCCACACCCAAATTATGATATATACTATAGGCGTTTTTGTAAAAACAAATTATTGAAAACGCTTTTATATATAACAGCGAAATCTAATAAAATGGAAACAGCGATTAAAAAAATAACACCTTATAAATGAACTTTTAAACAAAAAGTTTTTAGATGAAAGAATAAATAAAGAAAATAAAACGTAATAGAAATGAAAAAATACTCTACAGAAATACTAATCTTCTTTGCAATAATGATGATTATCTTTTGCTTTTTAACAGTAGATAAAATTAAACTAATATTAGCCTTTTTAAAATGGCCAATATTAGTGATGGGTGCTTACCAATTTATAAAATTAATACTACCTTTTATAAAGTTTTGCTTAACGATGTATAAGAAGAAAGAAACGTAGATAACTCGTAGATGAGTCGTGTATAAGCCGTATATGTTCCCACTAATCACGAGTACCAGTATTAAATCAGTCCATAAAAAAAGCACCCTCAAAAGAGAATGCTTTAAACATCAAATGAATTGATTACAGCTTAAAAAACGTGTGTAACTTTCATTGTATTACCTTGCGATAATATATAATCTGTAGAGCCAACCTTTTGGTAAAACTCAATCCCCAAACAAGAAACTACACTCACTTCAGCATCTGTAACAGCTCCACCAGGAATGGTAGCCGTTAACGTGGTTGCAGTACTATTAGCATCTAACGCTTTTGTTGTGCTTGAAGCTACAATGCCAATACTGTTCTCATCTGGTACAGTAGGTTCATAAGAACTCACTCCATCATCATACACATAATCTGACACCAAACCAACAGCAGCTACTAATTTAAAATGCGTAGCACCAGCTGGCGCAACAATAAAATTAGCTGGCGTAAATGCAGGAATATCATACACCACTTCATTACGGTCTGCGTTGATGGTCGCAGTATAAGGAGCAGTAAATACAGTTGATAAACTCGATTTACGATTTAAATCCAAACCAGTCAAGAGCTCTTTGTTCGCAGAAAGTGTAATCGGTCTTTTACCTCTGACACCTACACCCTTTAGGTTAATGGTTTTAAAAATCTTGGTTAACTGGGAAGCCAATCTACTACCACCCATTACTTGAAGTACACCACTCAAAGCGGTTCTTAATGCTTTACCAACTTTGGCTGAACCACCAAACTCGGCATTGTTCTCTCTGGTACGTTTAAAATTAGGGTCTGTTTGAATACGTTCCTTTGAAGGTCCTCCAGCCATACGTGCTAGATACTCGCCATTAGAAGTGTAAAAAGATACGCCCCCAATGTTCCCTACTAATTTAATTAATCCTTTTTGCTTGCTCATAATAAAGAAATTTATGTTCTGTAATAATTACAGAACTGGTTAAACAATAAATGCAAGCTTGGTGGTTGAAAACAATCTGATTAGTGGACAAGTGTTAACGTCTTGTTTTATAGAGAACTACAATAATGGTGCTAAACGTATATATAAAATGTTAAAGTTTGTTTGTTGGACAAAACAGAAATAATTACCTTTATGTTCTGATGTAGCAGAGAGGACGTTCAAAGAAAAAATTTTGTTGGTAAAAGTTGGTCGAGACAAGGGAACTATGCTGAAAAAAATTGCATAAGCTTGTACCCTTTTGGTTTGAAACATCGCGGATACAACAATGTAACTTCTTCCAATGGAAATAGCGTTGCGCAGAAGAAACTTTTTAACGGAAAAGAGTTACAAGATGAATTAGGATTAGATTGGTATGATTATGGAGCTAGGAATTATGATGCGAGTTTAGGAAGATGGATGAATATTGATCCATTAGCAGACCACCCAAAACAATTACACGCTTCACCATTTGCTTATACTAATAATAATCCTGTTTTATACATTGACCCTGATGGTAAACTTTGGATTGATAATGGAGATGGGACGTATACGGCTGAAAAAGGAGATAGTGCTTCCACGCTACATACTCAACATTTAGAGGAAAAGGGCTATACATTTGAAGAAACAAATGCAATGGTTGAACAGCAGTATAGTGAAAACCGAGTAGAAGATGGAATAGAAAAATCTAATATAGACCCAGGTGATGTTGTACACGAAGGAAAACAGGTAAAAAGTTCGACTGGATTAGGTGACTACTATGATACAAAGGACACAGGGTCAGATAATAATGAAACACCTATAGTTGATAAACTTCCAAACCCAGATGCAAAAGACCCCAAGAAAGCTGCTTTAATTGAAATAGCTACAATGGCAATGGAGCAACTTAACCCTATAAATAAAATTATTAAGGGAGCATTAGGTAAAGGTGGTGGAAGTACAAGAATAAATAGAAGTAGCACAAGGACAACAAGTAGTGGAACTTCTACCAATGCAAACACAAGTAATACAAGAACAGTAAATGTAAAAGGTCATTATAGAACATTAAAGAGTGGTAAAAAAGTTTGGGTTAAGCCCCATACACGAACTATTAAAAATAAAGATTAATTAAATTATTTTCAATTAAAGAGGCTTAAAAAAGCCTCTTTTTTATTTTAATTACAAAGCAAGTAAAATAATTATATTGCAAAAAAAGATACTTAACCTTAATAAGTAATGTTCAAATCAAATAAGAATAAAAAATTTCTTTTAATATCAATTATTTTGATTGCAGTCATATCTTCTTTTTTGTTATTCATTAGAAAAGTCAATTATATCCCAACACCATATGAAAAAGAACTAATTGATTATTTTAAGGAAATTGCCCTACAGTCAGAATATGACAATAATCCCGAGAAAATAATTAAATGGAAGGAATCAATGCTACTTTATGTAGTAAAAGAAAAAGAGTTTAAGCCTCAAATATCTGTCATAAAAAAAGTTATTGATAATATTAATCGATTAACAACAGATGGATTTAAAATAATATTAACCGATAATTATGCAAAAAGTAATTCTATACTTTATTTGTGTAACAGAGAGCAAGTTTATAAATCAAACAAAGATTTCTATGAAATGCTTACTAAAGATATAGATTATGATATTGCAGGTCTTGCATATACAGAGTTTTCAACAAAAACACATACTATAGATAAAGCTTTAATTTTTATAAACTCTGAATATTCTTTTGATATTCAAGAGGCTACTATATTAGAAGAAATAACTCAAAGTTTAGGTTTAGCGTTTGATTCTAAATTATATACAAATAGTGTTTTTTACAAAGAAAAATCTAAACAAAAAGTCCGAGTAAAGAAATATTCTCAATTGGACAAAGATATTGTTAGGCTCTTATATCATCCAAAAATGAAACCTGGGTTAGATTCTATTGAAGTAGAAAGAGTAATTAAAAAAATTTTAAAGCTAGAAAAAATTAAACTTGATGGGTGATTTTTGAGCCTTTTAATAGGTCGCTATTACTTTTTAATTCTACAGTTACATCTTGAATGCCGTGATATTTTTTACCAAATTCAATATTGTAGCTGTATTTAATTTTATATCTATTAAGGATAGTATCTATTTTTTCTTTTTCCTCTTTTACAGCTTTTCTTTCTTTTATATACTTCTTTAATTTACTAACAGCTATATTGCAGAACCCAAATCCCAAGATAACTATTAAAAATGATTGAGCAAATTTTAGATATTTGCTGTAAGTAAAATCAAAGCCGACTAATAAGTCTCTTTGACTTATCATAATTGGTAATCCTATCCCCATACATATAATAAAATAAATATAAGTTGATATTTTCTTCTTCTTTAGTTGCTCAATCTTAATATGAATAAGTCCTAATTCTTTTTCAAAACCCTTATCTAATTGTATTTTTGAACCATTTTGTAGGTCTAACTTACTATTTTGCATAAATTAAATCATTATATCATTACGAATAAGTAGCTCTAGCTTTAGCATCTCTTAAAAGCGCATCAATAGCAAAAAGAATATGTTCTTTATCTTCAGTAGGAAGCTGTTGTATGGTTAGAATTTTATCTACAATAGTATCATCCAAAAGTAAGTCTGTTTTCCCTACCAAATAATCTAAAGAAACACCTAAAACGTCAGAAAGTTTAGTGGCTACCTCAATAGATGGGTTAGCTTCTCCACGTTCATAACGTCCTAATACATTGTTGTGAATACCCACTTTAGTGGCTAACTCACTTTGCGAGAACTTATGCTGTTTACGTAACTCCGACAATCTTTTAGAAAAACTCATATTATTAAAATACACCTTAAAGAGTGTTGAAATACAAATATAAGATACTTTTTTAGGTATAAAAATACATTGTAAGTTTGTTTTATAAAACGAAATAGGTATATTTACACCTTAATAGTTATATTTTACA from the Polaribacter cellanae genome contains:
- a CDS encoding RHS repeat-associated core domain-containing protein, coding for MKHRGYNNVTSSNGNSVAQKKLFNGKELQDELGLDWYDYGARNYDASLGRWMNIDPLADHPKQLHASPFAYTNNNPVLYIDPDGKLWIDNGDGTYTAEKGDSASTLHTQHLEEKGYTFEETNAMVEQQYSENRVEDGIEKSNIDPGDVVHEGKQVKSSTGLGDYYDTKDTGSDNNETPIVDKLPNPDAKDPKKAALIEIATMAMEQLNPINKIIKGALGKGGGSTRINRSSTRTTSSGTSTNANTSNTRTVNVKGHYRTLKSGKKVWVKPHTRTIKNKD
- a CDS encoding DUF2927 domain-containing protein; the encoded protein is MFKSNKNKKFLLISIILIAVISSFLLFIRKVNYIPTPYEKELIDYFKEIALQSEYDNNPEKIIKWKESMLLYVVKEKEFKPQISVIKKVIDNINRLTTDGFKIILTDNYAKSNSILYLCNREQVYKSNKDFYEMLTKDIDYDIAGLAYTEFSTKTHTIDKALIFINSEYSFDIQEATILEEITQSLGLAFDSKLYTNSVFYKEKSKQKVRVKKYSQLDKDIVRLLYHPKMKPGLDSIEVERVIKKILKLEKIKLDG
- a CDS encoding helix-turn-helix domain-containing protein, whose amino-acid sequence is MSFSKRLSELRKQHKFSQSELATKVGIHNNVLGRYERGEANPSIEVATKLSDVLGVSLDYLVGKTDLLLDDTIVDKILTIQQLPTEDKEHILFAIDALLRDAKARATYS